In the Anaerostipes caccae L1-92 genome, TACACAGGATTTGACGTGCCGGATGAGTTTGTCGTGGGCTATGGCCTGGATTTTGCTCAGAATTACAGGAATCTTCCATATATCGGAGTCGCAGAAGAATAGCAGAGAGGAGACAGTAAGTTGAACCCAAGAAGAGGAAACAGCAATTTTTTGTTCCTTGCAGTCATCTTATGTCTGGGGATTATTTATTTTTCCAGAATGATGAACAGCAGCGAGGACAATTATAATTACGCACAGTTCCGTCAGGACGCAAAAGCGGGGCAGGTTGTGGGAATCACCATGAAGCAGAACAAAGAGGTCCCAACCGGCACTATGACGGTAGAGTTAAAAAATGAAGTGTATAAAAACTGTAATATTACCGACGTTGACGCGGCGGTAAAAGAGATCGAGAATAAATATCCGAATCTCTACAAAAAAATGGTAGTGAAGCCGATCGACCGGAGCGGGGACTGGATCACGACCCTGCTGCCGAACCTTTTGATGGTGGGAATCCTTGTATTTTTCCTGATCATGATGATGAAGCAGAATGGCGGCGGCGGAAAAATGATGGATTTCGGAAAGAGCCGTGCCAAGATGGCAAATCCGGACGGCCCCAAAGTTACATTTGACGATGTGGCGGGTCTTACCGAGGAAAAAGAAGAACTGGAAGAAGTGGTGGATTTCTTAAAAGATCCCAAGAAGTTTATCGGCATCGGGGCAAGAATCCCGAAAGGTGTCCTCTTAGTAGGACCTCCGGGAACCGGTAAGACACTGATAGCAAAAGCCGTTGCCGGAGAGGCCAATGTTCCGTTTTTCAGCATTTCAGGTTCTGATTTCGTTGAGATGTTTGTCGGTGTCGGGGCTGCCAGGGTCAGAGACCTGTTTGGAGAGGCAAAGAAGAACGCGCCATGTATTATTTTTATTGACGAGATCGACGCGGTGGCAAGACGGAGAGGTTCCGGACTGGGCGGCGGCCATGACGAGAGGGAACAGACCTTAAACCAGATGCTTGTGGAAATGGACGGTTTCGGTGTCAATGAAGGCATTATTGTCATCGCAGCTACGAACCGTGTGGATATCCTTGACCCGGCGATTCTCCGTCCGGGCAGATTTGACCGGAAAGTCGGCGTGGGACGTCCGGATGTCAAAGGAAGAGAAGATATCCTTAAGATCCATGCTAAGAAGAAGCCATTGGGCGATGATGTGGATCTCCACGAGATCGCCAGAACGACAGCGGGATTCGTGGGCGCAGATCTGGAAAACCTGATGAACGAAGCGGCCATCCAGGCGGCTAAAAATAATCGGGGATACATTGTGAAAGAAGACATTGACAAATCCTTTATCAAGGTGGGCATCGGCACAGAGAAAAAGAGCCGTGTTGTCCCTGAGAGCGAGCGGAGGATTACGGCTTACCACGAGGCAGGCCATGCAATCCTGTTCCACGTGCTTCCGGATATGGGACCGGTCTATACGGTTTCCATCATACCGACCGGCGTTGGCGCGGCGGGATATACGATGCCGCTTCCTGAAAACGACAATATCTTTAACACGAAAAATAAAATGCTGCACAATATCATGGTAAGCCTCGGAGGAAGAATCGCAGAAGAGCTGATCTTTGAAGATATCACGACCGGTGCCTCCCAGGATATCAAGCAGGTTACCCAGCTTGCAAGGTCTATGGTCACAGAGTACGGCATGTCAGACCGTCTCGGCCTGATCAATTATGACAGCGGAGAAGGGGATGAAGTCTTCCTCGGAAAAGAAATCGGCCAGCCCCGTCCGTACGGAGAGCGGGTGGCGACTATCATCGATGAGGAAGTAAAAGACATCGTGGATGACTGCTATAAGAAAGCCAGAGCGATCATCGAGGAGCATATGGAAGTGCTCCACAGCTGTGCAAAACTGCTGTTGGAAAAAGAACGAATCAATCAGAGTGAATTTGAAACCTTGTTTGAAGGTACAGAAGCGTGACATTTTCCACATGATTTCCGTTCGGCTCTTAGAATGCCTCACTCCAATCATGTGAAAAATGGACATAATGTCTGCTGGAGAAGTATTATTCGATTAAATGGGCTATTCAATGTAAGATTTCTATATTCATTAGCCTTCTCCAGAAGATATTTCGTGGATTTCGTGCAAAAAACTGCCGCACCTTTTTAGTGCGACAGTTTTTTTATGACATTTTCCACATGATGTCTGTTGGACAAGTATTCCTAGAACAAAAGAAGCTATCCAATGATAGTTTTTAGCACTATTGGAGGAACGCATTTCAAAGCGTGACGAAATAGTGGTAAATAACTTACAGGTTATTGGATATGTTTAGTTTTCTCCGCGCTTCTTTCCGTTTTTCCATGGCATCTACGCAGATCGTGCAGGCTGCATCCCCGGTGATGTTGACGGTGGTTCTCGCCATATCGAGGATACGGTCGACTCCGGCTACGAGGGCGATTCCCTCTAAAGGAAGCCCGACACTCTGAAGCACCATGGCAAGCATGATGACCCCGGACCCCGGAACTCCGGCGGTTCCTATGGAAGCCAGGGTCGTCGTCAGAATGACCATCAGCTGCTGGGTTAATGTCAGATGTACACCGAAGATCTGGGCAATGAAAATAGCGCTGACTCCCTGGTAGATTGCGGTACCGTCCATATTGATCGTAGCGCCAAGCGGCAGGACGAAGCTTGCGATCTCTTTTCTGGCACCAAGTTTTTCTGTACATTCATAGTTAAACGGCAGAGTGCCCACACTGCTGGCACTGGAAAACGCAAATAGCATGGCCGGGCTCTGTTCCTTAAAGAATCTGAGCGGGCTGATGCCGCTGAATCCTTTGACCGCGCTGGAATAAACTACAACCATATGCACGATGCTGGCCAGATAGGCCACTCCGATCAATTTCAGAAGAGGAAGCAGTACGGACGGACCATTTGCGGCCACGACCGGAGTGATCAGTGCGAACACGCCAATCGGCGAAAGGTTGATGATGAGGCCCATAATGTTGATGCAGACTTCGGAAAGACTCTCCACAAGGTCTGCCGCGGGTTTTCCCTTGTCACCGGCAATGATGATGCCGAATCCGAAAAACAGTGCGATGACAATGACCTGGAGCATTGTGGCGCTGACTAAAGGCTCGACTGCGTTTGACGGAAAGATATTTACAAGGGTTTCGATAAGAGAAGGAGCCTTGGTAGCGCCTTCATATGCCTCCAGAGAGGAGCTGTTCATTACATAGCCGCCGCCTACGTTCAGTACATTTGCGAACAGCAGGCCAAATGTAACCGCAAATGCGGTGGTAACGATGTAAAAGCAGATGGTTTTTCCTCCGATGGAACCTACCTTTTTGATGTCCTGGAGAGAGACGACCCCCTGGATGATAGAGAACAGGACCACAGGGACGACGATCATTTTGATCAGATTCAGAAAAATAGTCCCGAACGGCTGAATGTAATTCTCAGCGATCTTCGGATGGCCCTGAAGCAGAAGACCGGACAGGATACCTAAGAATAGAGCTGTCAGGATCATCACGGTCAGGGATAATTTCTTTTTTTGTTTTTTTGTATTCATACTTTCTTTTCTCCTAAATTTGTAGTATAGCCACGAAATATTTTAAAGGAAAAAGGCGGAAAAAACAATGGGATTCATCGGAATTCTCAAAAAATACTTGCATTTTCATATTTCATACAGTATAATTTTAAATTGTCAGGAACGCGGTGGGATTCCCGAGTGGCCAAAGGGGGCAGACTGTAAATCTGTTGGCAACGCCTTCGAAGGTTCGAATCCTTCTCCCACCATCAGCCGTTGTGGCGGAACTGGCAGACGCACAGGACTTAAAATCCTGCGGGACTTATACTCCCGTACCGGTTCGATTCCGGTCAACGGCATATTTCAGGATAAGACTTATATACAGTCAGGGGCAAAACTAAAAACGGGTATACACACATTTTACAGTGCGTATACCCGTTCTTTTTGTGAGTAAATCCTTGCTATTATGCAGGACTGGTTTCCATTTCTTCGGTTTCCTCATCTTTTTCTTTTATATGCCGATTCAGTTTTTTTATCTCCGGAACGACAAAGAGGGCCACGATCACGGCCGATGACATATCTGCGATGGGTCCGGCAAAGAGGATTCCGTTAAGCCCCAAAAAGAGCGGCAGGATCAAAATCAGGGGAACCAGAAGCAGAAGCTGGCGGAGCATAGAGAGGACAGACGCCTTGAGAGGCTGCCCCGTAGCCTGAAAATAGTTTGTGGCCACGATCTGAAATCCAGCGCAGAAAATACCGAACAGATAAATCCTCAGACATTTCTCAGCGAAATTCACAAATGCGGAATTTCCTCCCCCGAATAAATTTACGATCAATCCCGGAAACAGCTGGCATAACAGCCATCCGATCAGTACGGAAACAGTAGCCGCCGCCACCGCATTTTTAAACAGATGTTTGATGCGGCGATATTTTTCTGCCCCGAAATTAAATCCGAAGATCGTCTGGGAGCCGATACCAATGCCGATACAAACAGATGCCAGGATCATGGCAAGCTTCATGACGATCCCCATGGCACTCAATGCAACATCCCCGCCCACGGCACTTTTGTTTCCGTAATATACGAGAGAGTTATTCATCGTAACCTGCATGATGCAGGCTACCAGCTGGGTGATGCCTGAGGAAGTGCCCAGTGCGATCACATTTTTGCAGACAGAGCCATCCAGCTTTAATTCTTTTAGATGCAGTCTCATCTGGCTCCGTTTGCAGAAGTAGAGAAACAGGATCAGTGCGGAGATGATCTGTGATGTAATTGTTGCTATGGCCGCGCCTTTGACACCCCAATGAAAGATAAAAATATAAATTGGATCAAGAATGGTATTCAATACCGCCCCGATCAGGATTCCATACATGGAAAGGCGGGGACTGCCGTCTGTCCTTGCCATATTAGAGAGACACGGTCCGATGACACTGAATGGAACACCGATCAGGATGATAGACGCGTAATCCTTTGCGTAGGGCATGATACTCTCTGTTGCTCCGAATAAACGAAGGATCGGTTCCATAAAAATAAAGCCGATCACGGCCAGCACGATTCCAGTGATAATGGAGAGCATAAAGTTATTGTTTAATGTTTTCTCGGCTTCCTCTTCTTTTTTCTGTCCCAGCTTGATTGCCGCATAAGCACTTCCGCCGGACCCGAGCAGAGTGGCGAATGCCATGATGATCGTAATGATAGGAAATGTAACCGTTGTGGCCGCATTTCCAAGGTAACCCACTCCCTGCCCGATGAAAATCTGGTCTACGATATTATAGACAGAGTTTACCAGGACAGAGATCGTGGAAGGTACTGCAAATTGGAGCAGCAGCTTTCCGACCGGTTCATATCCCAATGGATTTTCTTTCTTATTTGTCTGTGTTTCCAAATGATTTCAACCTCCTGTTCTGTATATATGAATATGCATTGTCTGAAATTTTTGTAAGCAGGGTTTCTGCCTGTTGGACTTCTTCCTCGGTAAGATTCTCTAAGAGTACTTCGTTCCACTGTCCCCGCAGATCATAAATCATTTGGAGAGCAGGTCTTGCCTCACTGGTTGTGAACAAGTGCTGGATTCTCTTATCACAGGCGTCCGGCTCCCGTCTCAGATATCCCTGATCTTCCATTTTTTTTACGGCTTTTGTGACGGTACCCTTATCGAAATGACCGATGCTGGCCAGTTTCTGCATGCTGATTCCCGGATTTTCATAAATGCACACGAGAAAGAACTGCTGTCCCGGACCGATCTCTGTGTCAGCCAGGGACCAGTCAAAGAATCTCATTCCGTGACGGTGGATAACAGAGATCAGTCTGCTGATTTTTTTCATAAAAGTCTCCTTTTTCGAATAAAGTTGAATACACAACTATTTTGGGCCAAAAAAATTAGTACTTTGAACATAGATGAATCAAAATACTATCTTAGATAAATATAATATAGCATAAATTAGTTGCATATTCAACTATATGTAAGAATAAAATAGAATATCGGCATGCAATTACCATAAATTACCAGCAACTGATGCGCATCGCTGGTGATAAAATGAGAATATAAGAAGGAGGGAGAGCATGGGATATGGGAAAACAGACAGTAAAAGTACAGACGAACATGATCGCCAAGGTGCATTGGACCCTTCATTGATACCGGAAGATAAGCCCACGGAGAGACTGAACAGACGAATGAAAAAAATATTTGATGAGGCCAGAAAAAAGGAAGCGGCAGAGGAGGATAACAAAGACTTTTGAATACCGGACACGTTGTATTTTATGCCCTTTGGACTTGGCGCGTCCGGCGCAGTAGGGTATAATACTTACTAATATAATAATTTTTATGGAGGAATGTATTATGGAAATTACAAGTCTGCTGCCGGGCGTGAAAATTGTAAAAGAGGACGGAGAAGTAAAAGAAGACGTTTTTATCTCCCAGGGGGACAAAGTTAAGGTGACAACTGTGGATGAAACGGTGACGGGGACTTTCATGCTTGTGGAGTTTGCACGTTACAGTGAAGAAGATGATATTCTCCATATGGTGAGAGATGAAGAAGGATTTGCTGTGCCCTTCGACCAGATCATTGATATTGTAAGAGCAGATTAATCCTCTGCAGGGAAGACACCAGCAACTGTATGACGCGACCGCTGCAGAACAAAATGTCATAACAAAAGAAATCAGTGTTTCCAAAATTAATAAAAAAAGATGCTCAGCGTTGTGCTGGGCATCTTTTCAGAATGATCAAAGCTATTATGCAAGACAAACGTTGACAGCCTGTAATCCGCGGTTACCCTGAGTTGTCTCAAATGTAACTTTCTGTCCGTCTTCTAAAGATTTAAAACCTTCTGCAGCAATTCCTGAAAAATGTACGAATACATCTTCTCCTGTGCTTTCGTTTGTGATAAATCCAAATCCTTTAGTGCTGTTAAACCATTTTACTGTACCGTTATTCATGTGGTACCTCCTAATATTTTTATTGTATTTGAAGCAAAAATAAAAAAATCACATATTTTTTGTAAATCATCAAGAAGTGGTAATGATTTACAAAAAATATGTGAAAATCAAAATCTTATCAAAATACTTGTTTATAATAACATGAGGGAATATAATTGTCAAGCAATTCTGAAAAATAATTCACTGTCTCAATATGGCATAAAAATAATGATCAAAGATAAGAAAATTTTTAGGCATGGCTGAAAAGTGTCCAACACTATGATAGAAGTGGAAATCAATAGCATACGCACAAGATACGTATAAATAAAAGGAGGAAATGATGAAACAAAAAATGGCTTACCCAATTGTCTTAAAGAGGACAGATGATGGATACTATGTATCAATCCCTGATTTTGATACGGGTACTCAGGGAGAAACCATTGCAGATGCAATGGAAATGGCGAGAGACGCTATTGGATTAATAGGAACTGATATGGAAGATGAAGGAAAAGAACTTCCGGAGCCCAATACGATCAGTCCTGAAATTGTACCAGGAGATATTGTAACATTAGTAGACGTTGATTTTTTAGAGTATAGAAAAAAGTAGATAATAAGGCAGTAAAGAAAAATTGTACTATTCCATATTGGATGAGTGTAGAAGCAGATAAAGCTGGAATAAATTATTCCAGATTATTGCAGGAAGCGATTTCAAATGTACTCGGAATCGAAAGAATAACAAAGCATTGACTAAATTTCAAAGATATATGAAAAAAGGTACCTTCGGTTACCTTTTTCATATATAGAGGAGTCCATTATTGGGTGTATTGCAAAATAAAATTATTCATAAAAATGAGTAACAGCTATGAGTGAGATAATAAAAGAACTGGAAAGAAGGCAGTATGCGCAATCATAGTCAGTGGGACAGAAAAGTGAGAATCCTTTTATTAGGGAGTACAAAATAGAGTGTGTAAGTTCTAAAGGAACTGCATACTCTATTTTTTGTTTGAAGCCATGTTGAAAGAAGAAATGAAGGATTATTTAGGTTACGAGAGCAATGAATGCAGAGGAAAATACGAATATGGGAGCGCGGTACGGAAGATCATGTGTACAACAAATGCGGTGGAAAGTATCCATTCAATCTTTTGAAAGATGACTATTTAAAGAAAAGGCTGAAAGATCAACATTTTAGGGCTTGTCATTATATGATGAGTCGGAGGATATTGGGTTTTTGGTGGCAGTCAAATTAACAAGTTTTGACCATTTGGCCAGAAATTAAAAAAAGGTATGCAAAAAACTTTAAAGCAATAAATAGATAATTAAAAAAATACATATAGAGCAGCCCTTCTTCAATATTTATAGTTTAATTTTTAACTATATAAATAATAATAACTATTATAATAATATTGACTATTCTTGTAGTTTATGATAGAATATTTTTACCAAATGGTTAAAACCATTCAAAAAATTGGAGATTAAAAAGGAGCTGTAAATGAAAAAAGTTTTGATATATAAATTGATGAATATAAAGGCTATCCTTTTATTTACACTGTGTTTTTCTTTAATGGCTTGTAGTTCTCAAAAAAATGTAAGGAACAAAAATTATAATAAACAGTGGGCAATTTATAACTCTGGACAAATTGTTAATGGAAAAAAGGGCAAACAGGGAATTGATATAAATATTCAAAAAACATGGAAAAAAACAAAAGGAGTTAAAAACATAATTGTTGCTGTTTTAGATACAGGAATTGATAAAACAGATCCGAATATAAAAAAATCCATCTATAAAAATAAAAATGAAAAACTTGACGGGCGAGATAATGATCATAATGGATATATTGACGATATATCAGGGTGGGATTTTTATCATAAAAATAATACAGTATATGATGATTATATTTCTGATGCACATGGAACATATATTGCAAATATTCTTGCTGGATCGCATCAGAAAGATTCATATTTTGGTGTGGCTCCAGGGATAACAATACTACCTGTTAAAATTTTGCATGGAGCAGATGGGAATCTTGAGGATATCCCGGAAGCTATAGACTATGCATACAATAGAGGAGCAAGAATTTTTAATTGTAGCTTTGATTTTGAAGCTAACAATAAGGCAATTTATAAAAAAATGAAAAAGTATTCAGATGCAGTTTTTGTTTGTGCAGGAGGAAAAGCAGGGGTCAATTTAGATAAATACCCAATATATCCGGCATGTTACCAGCTAAAAAATATTATATCAGTTGGCGCAATAAATAGTAAAGGGGAATTATATAATGCTTCGGGATATGGGAAGATAATTGATATATATGCTCCTGGCGAAAATATTGAGGTGGAAATTGGGAAGGGTGATCGTACTTTTGTCGACGGAACATCAGCTGCAACAGCTTATGTATCAGGAGCATTTGCGCTTTTAAAAAGTATTGATTCAAAAATAAGTAATGATGAAATAAAGGATATTATTATCAAGTATTCCTATAGTTTAGAAAATAAAAAAAAGGAGGGGATTGATATAAATATACTTAACGTTGATAAGGCATCAGAAAAGATGAAAAGGAGGTGAAAAATGAAAAGAAGTAAATGGTTAATTTTAACATTGGTAATTTTAATGGGTATTCTATATTACAAAGTTAGTAACAGTGAAAGAACCATTTCTACAGCCTGTTTTACAAATGAGATTCAGAAAGTGAAACAAGAAGGAAAGTACTATTTGGAGATTAAGACAACAAAGGAGAAAGTTAGGTGTATGAAGGAAGAGTATGACAGAGTTAAAAATGGAGATGGGAAATTACTATACAGTCTTATGTACAAGAAAAATCCATTTCTGACAAAGTATTTCCGTTATGAACCTAGATTACTGTGGTTGGAAGTAAAGAAATTAGAATAAGGAGAAACTGTTATGATAAAGATTATAAAAAAAGAGTTATTTATTGCAGCAATTTTATTAATCTATGTATTGAGTATGAATGATATAATATGGGCAAATACTGACGAGAAACAAACAGATAATCAGAATTTTACTCAAAGTATATCACACAAATATAATTTAACAGAAGAAGAACAGAAAGGCTTAGAAACGTTTACTCAAGATCAGCAAGAAGAAGTGGAACAAATGTTGAGAACGAATCGACAGGCAGTGGAAATAACATATAATCTAAGTGAATTAGATGAAGTGGGTGAAATCAGAAAACTCTCTGAAGCAACAATAGAGGAACTTCAAAATAGTGGGATGTCTCTGGAAGAGGCTCAGAATGTCAAACAGGAAATTAAAGAAATAGAATCAAAGACTATAGAAGTGATTTCGGAGGAATATAAATGCTCTACAACAGATGCAAAAATGTTGCAAAACGCAGTAAAAGTCAACAATAGTAAAAATATAGATGGTTTTAAAGATATAGATTATAAAAATAAATGTTCGGCTTCTGGAAGTATAAGTGCAAAAAAAATGGCTACCTCTATGGTCAAATATGATAACAGTAAAAAGGTAAAAGGAAAAAGAAAAAATGCTGATTATGAAATTTTAGTACATTATCAGTGGAAATCTGATCCTATGTTTGTTGCTTCCTCAGATCGAATAGCATGTGCCTGGGGAGGAGGATTAAATATAACTACGAAAAAGGTTGAATCAACATATAGATATTATAATCCGTCTAAAAGCAGATATATATTTGTTAATAAGACACCATCCAAAGATGAAAAACCAAATAAAGGTATTATATATACATTTCCACAAAAGTATTCAAAGGGAACAATATATTCAGCATATGCAAGATTTAGATTATATCAAGGAACATTTAAAAATTATTCCACAAAAGCTATCTCAAATTATGCTCATAGAATTATAAAAGTTACCGGGGGTTCCATATCAATTACGGGTACACCGGGAATTTCTATTGGATCAGGTTTTGATAAATCTAAACAAGTATCACAAGGGTTGCTAAGGTAAAGTCAATGGAGCAGACATGTGTATACTGGATAAAGGAATTATAGACAGAAAAATAAAATTGTGAATAAATAATATTAAAAATTATCTTATAAAAATAAAAATGGCGGTAGTTTTATAAAAAACTATCGTCATTTTTTACCGAAAAGGCCACCCAACTTTTTGACAGCAGTTATCTTTGCTGTTTAAACTGCTAGTAACCTTTACAAACACTAGACTTTCTGAAATTAAAAAAAGAGCGATAGACGGGACTCGAACCCGCGACCTCAACCTTGGCAAGGTTGCGTACTACCAACTGTACTACTATCGCATATTATCTGAAGTTCTTTGCTGAGAACAAAATTTATTCTACAATATCAGGGCAGAGATGTCAACTATATTTTTTACTTTTTACTATTTTTTTGCTGTATGAAAAAAACAATTAACGGATTGACAAAAAGATAAATATAAGTTAAAATATGGAAATAAGATATCTTATATCAAAATACAGCCAATCACTTCTACATCTATTTCAAGACAACCCCATTTCCATTGATCAGGAGGAACTATGCAGAAATTTGCAATCGAAGACAGGTATTTTGGGCCGCTGCTGCCTTTCATTCAGGACGATATGGTCACCGACGTTAACTGGAACGGAAAAGAGCTGATCGTTGACGACCTGGAGCGGGGCAGGCATACTGTTGCTGGAACAGAGATTTCAGAAAGTTTTATCAGCCAGTTCAGCGCAAGAATAGCCAATGCAGTCTCTGCTCCGTTTAATAAATATGATCCTTTGGTGGAAGCAGAAGTAGATGGACTGAGGATTTCCATTATACATGAAGATGTATGTGCCACCGGGCGGAGTATTTCTATCAGAAAGTCACCGGCACTTGTAAGGCTCAGCGAAGATAAAATTTTTAAAGAGAATTACTGCGGCAGAGAAATCCTGAATTTCCTGAAAAACTGCATTCTGGGACATATGAATATTGTGATTGCAGGTCAGGTAGGCAGCGGCAAAACAGAACTTTTGAAATATCTGACCAGGTTTATTCCGGACATGGAGAGAGTTATCACGATTGAGGACAGCTTAGAGATTCATTACCGGGAGATTAATCCGGGAAAAGACTGTGTGGCCATTGAGGTCAATGAAGATACTTTTGGCTATGTAGATGCCATTAAAGCATCTTTAAGACAGCTGCCTACGTGGATTCTTCTGTCGGAAGCCAGGGGCGAGGAAGTACAGCATTTAATACAGTCCCTTACCACGGGACACTATTCGCTGACAACCGTTCACACAGATGATGTGCGAAGGATACCGGAGAGGATGAAAAATATGGTGGATGATCCTATCGCATCGGAACGTATAGAGAGGGACGTCTATGGATTCGTTGACTTGGGGATCCTGATACGGAAGGAACAGAGTCCGGATGGCAGAATTCGCCGTTACATTGATCAGATTGCCTGTTTCTATCTGGACAAGACCGGACAGAAAACAATACAGTTGATCTTAAAGGACCGGAGGATTATAAATAAAGAACTTCCGGAGAAATTAAAGAAGAAATTTTTGGTCAAAGATCCGTTCCGATGGGAGGGGAGTGAACCATGAGACAACATCATAAACGAACAATTCTGACAACATTTCGGTACATCAAATATACAAATCTAAAAAAAGAGATTCGTGGCTATGGATACTCTTATTCATTTAAAAAATATCTCGCATCTTTACTTTTATCTTTCCTTGGAATTCTTTTAGCAGGAAAATTTTTTCATCTGCAAATACCTTATATCATAGGCCTGGGTCTGGCATATCTGTGTTTTTTTCCGATTATTATCATCCGGCAGTTTAAATATATGTATGAACAGCAGAGATTCAGGGATGTGGTGAATTATTTGGAGCAAATGATGTATTCTTTCAAAAAACAGCCTAAGATCATTGTGGCATTGGAGGAGACAAAACAGCTTTGTGAAGGCCGTATCCTGGAGCTTATCGATGAGGCAGAAAAAGCCATCAGCAGTCCGGGTGCAGTGGACGATTTATACCGGCACGCACTATCCTGTATCGAGCAGGAGTACCGCTGTGACCGGATGAAGATGCTGCATGACTATCTGGTCAAGGTGGAAAATCTGGGCGGTCAGTACCAAAGTACATTAAATATCATATTAGACGATGTGAAAGAATGGACAGAGCGGACATATCTCTTTCAGAAAGAGAGAAAAAGCATGAAATTTAAGATCGTACTATCTCTAACCGCATCTCTGGCAGTCGCGGGGACCACAGTTATGATGCTGGCCAGCGATGAGATGCTTGGAAAGGTGCTCAGGGGACCGCTCTATCAGAGAACGACGTTTTCTCTTTTGGTTTTATTTCTGATGTTATATCTGGGAGCACAAAAACTGCTCACAGGCTCGTGGCTGAAAGATACACTGGATGAAAATCCGGAACAAATCAAAAAAGATTTTAAGACAATGCGGGAGGAAAAGGACGGAAAACAGCCGTGGATCATTACTATACTGAGTTTTCCCGTTTTACTCCTGGGGTTTGACTGGCAGAATCTTTATATTATAGGGGCGGTAACAGCCCTGATAGCCGCAGCGTGGTTCACGCCGTCGTTAAAGAGAAAGAATGCCGGGGGAAGAATTCTAAAAGAGATCAATCAGAAGTTTCCATATTGGCTCAGGGGGATCGCACTGAGCCTTCAGACAGAAAATGTCTATGTTGCGATAAGGGATTCTCTTGATCAGGCACCTTATGTATTAAAGGAACAGATAGAGATACTTCTTCGTAACATTGATGAAGATCCCGAATCTATACTGCCGTATCAGAATTTTCTGTCGGAGTTTGATCTGCCGGAAATACAGTCTGCCTCCAGAATGCTGTATTCCCTTACCAACTGTGGGAAAGACGATTCCGAGGCACAGATCAATACCTTGATTCACCGGAATAATGTATTGATGGACAAGGCAGAATGGCTTCAAAATGAGAATGATGTAGCAGGGATAGGAGCGTTGACGTTTGTGCCCATGATACTGGCAACTTTCAAGATGATCATGGACCTGGGATTGATTTT is a window encoding:
- a CDS encoding CpaF/VirB11 family protein — its product is MQKFAIEDRYFGPLLPFIQDDMVTDVNWNGKELIVDDLERGRHTVAGTEISESFISQFSARIANAVSAPFNKYDPLVEAEVDGLRISIIHEDVCATGRSISIRKSPALVRLSEDKIFKENYCGREILNFLKNCILGHMNIVIAGQVGSGKTELLKYLTRFIPDMERVITIEDSLEIHYREINPGKDCVAIEVNEDTFGYVDAIKASLRQLPTWILLSEARGEEVQHLIQSLTTGHYSLTTVHTDDVRRIPERMKNMVDDPIASERIERDVYGFVDLGILIRKEQSPDGRIRRYIDQIACFYLDKTGQKTIQLILKDRRIINKELPEKLKKKFLVKDPFRWEGSEP
- a CDS encoding S8 family peptidase; amino-acid sequence: MKKVLIYKLMNIKAILLFTLCFSLMACSSQKNVRNKNYNKQWAIYNSGQIVNGKKGKQGIDINIQKTWKKTKGVKNIIVAVLDTGIDKTDPNIKKSIYKNKNEKLDGRDNDHNGYIDDISGWDFYHKNNTVYDDYISDAHGTYIANILAGSHQKDSYFGVAPGITILPVKILHGADGNLEDIPEAIDYAYNRGARIFNCSFDFEANNKAIYKKMKKYSDAVFVCAGGKAGVNLDKYPIYPACYQLKNIISVGAINSKGELYNASGYGKIIDIYAPGENIEVEIGKGDRTFVDGTSAATAYVSGAFALLKSIDSKISNDEIKDIIIKYSYSLENKKKEGIDINILNVDKASEKMKRR